DNA sequence from the Streptomyces canus genome:
AGCCTGCGCAGCCACGCCACCTGGGCCGCCTGGCATGCCTGGGAGAGGACCGCCTGCGGGGCGAAGCTTTCGAAGCCGTGGAAGCCGCCCGGCCACACGTGCAGTTCGGCGGCACCGCCGGCCTGCCACAGGCGGGTGGCGTAGGCGACGACCTCGTCGCGGAACGTCTCGGCCGAGCCGACATCGAGGAAGGCCGGGGGCAGCCCGGACAGGTCCTCCGCGCGAGCCGGGGCGGCGTACGGGGAGACGTCCGGGCCGCCGCGCCGCTCACCCAGCAGCGCGGTCCAGCCGGTGTCGTTTGCCGTGCGGTCCCACGCGCCGAGGCCCTCCATCTGGTACACGGAGGGGGTGTCGTTGCGGTCGTCGAGCATCGGGCACATCAGCATCTGGCCGACGGGGCGCGGACCCTTGCGGTCCCTGAGGAGCAGGGCCAGCGCGGCCGTCAGGCCACCGCCCGCGCTGGCCCCCGTGATGACGATCCGCTCGGCGTCGGCGCCGATCTCCTCGGCGTGGTCGGCGATCCACAGCAGCCCGGCGTACACGTCGTCGATGGGCGCCGGGTACGGGTTCTCCGGTGCCAGGCGGTACTCGACGGACACCACGACCGCGCCCAGCTCATTGGCCCAGCGCAGCGGGGCGTCCACGCCGACGCGGTTGTTGCCGAGCACCATGCCGCCGCCGTGGACGTGGTAGATCACGGGCAGCGGACCGTCCGTCGCCGGATCGACCGGCCGGCAGATCAGCAGCGAGATGTCGGGCGCGTTCTCGGGACCCGGCACGACCCGGTCCTCGACCTCGAACGCCCCGCCCAAGGTCAGGTCCATGTCCGCCCACATCTCTATACCGGGACCGTTACGGGTGGCTTCGATCTCGTCCATGGTCAGCTGGGTCAGCAACGTGTCCTTGATCATCTCCAGGGCGGCGGCGAGTTCCGGGTCGAACGGGGGCGGCGTGAGCGTCATTGCCTGTGCTCCTCATGCTGCGTGTGGCGGATCGTACGGCGATGATCCGCGCGTCCGCAGGTTCCGGCCCGCCGCCGTACGGCGGGACTTGCCCGCCGTTTGGCGGGTAGCGCGGATGTAAGTGGTCATCTCGGGAGACGAGGAGGCCGTTTTGCTCCTCTAAAAGTACCTATTCGTTCTGCCGTAGACATGCCATGTTTCGCAGAGGACCGGGCGCGATACAAAGGTGCCGCGCAGGTTCAGGTACGGCGCATACGGCTACGAAGGCGTCACCTGCGTCGTCGCCTCCGGCAGCAGCACATCGGCCACCGCCAGCGGGCAGACCCTCGTGGTCGCCAGGGCCATCAAAGTGCTGCTGACCAAGCTCGGCCGGTGTGAGACGTCCAGCGACCGGAACTCCCAGTCTCCGCAGGCTACTCTCGCGGACCTCGCGGACCTCGCGGACCTCGCGGACCTCGCGGACCTCGCGGACCTCGCGGCCGAGTACGCCACCCTGCTCAGCCGCCACGCCCCGCGGCACCGGGCGATGCATGGCCGCTCCAGCCGCGACCTGAAGGTCTCCGGCGCCGACTGTCAGCCGTCCACCCGCGCACTGATCGCCCGGCGGAACGGCAGCACCTCCTCACCTTGGCACAGACCCTTCCGGCAACCGGCCACGTCGCTCCTGTCCCGGTCGGCGGCCTGATCCAGCACTGAGGCATCGCCAACATCTGCCTGGCCTGCTTGCCCCGGTGACGTTCGTGAGAGCCGGAGATCGGCGCGCTCCCCGTGTTGGTGATCGTCACGTCGGCGTTGAAGCCGCCGTTCCAGCGGTAGGTGACCCGGTAGCTGTCAATCCCCTGGTTTGACCAGGGGTTGACAGATCTGCTGTGGCTGCCGCGGAAGGTGCCGATACACCGTCGCACGGCCGTGACCTGCATAAATTCATGGGGTGCAGGACTTTGAAACCGCCCTGCTCCTCAACCTGAAGGGCGGGGTGGTCACGGCGGGGAAGGAGTGGACGAATGACGGTGCCGTTCACGAGGTCCACTCACTGAAGCGACGGGCGGCCAAGGCGACGAGGCTCGTGCCCGTCCCGCCTGTGCTGGTGCGCATGCTGCGCGAGCACATAGAGAGTTTCGGTGTCGCGCCCGATGGACGTCTGTTCCGCAATGCAGCGGGAAACTACGTCGATCCTTCCGCGTACGGCATCACATGGGGACGTGCGCGTGAGGCCGCACCGACTCTCGATGAACACGCCCTTGAGCTTGCGAAACGCCCCTACGACCTGCGCCACGCAGGAATCTCATTCTGGCTTGCCTCCGGTGTCGACCCGGCAGAGTGTGCGCGCCGCGCCGGACAAAGCATCCAGGTTCTCTTCCGCTACTACGCCAAGTTTCTGGCCGAGGCACGGAACCATGCCAACAGCCTGATCGAGGAGTCGATGCGAAGGTGGGTGGGGCAGGACGGCAGTGCAGAGGACGCATGAACCGAGCCATGGCCCGGAAATGCCCCGGAGCGGCTGGTCAGAGGTGGGATAGCAGTGGGACATATCAGGAGTTACTCTGCACTTCACCCCGTGGCTTAGACGCAGGCCGGGAAGGGCGCCTGTCAGGTGAAATGCCTGGTCAGGCGCCCTTTTTTGGCGTCTAGAAGAAGCCCAGTTTCTTCGGCGAGTACGACACCAGAAGATTCTTCGTCTGCTGATAGTGCTCCAGCATCATCTTGTGCGTCTCCCGCCCGATCCCCGACTGCTTGTACCCGCCGAACGCGGCGTGCGCCGGGTACGCGTGGTAGCAGTTGGTCCAGACGCGGCCCGCCTGGATCGCCCGACCTGCCCGGTACGCCGTGTTCATGTCCCGGGTCCACACGCCCGCCCCGAGCCCGTACAGCGTGTCGTTGGCGATCTTCAGGGCGTCGTCGAAGTCGTCGAAGGAGGTCACCGAGACGACGGGGCCGAAGATCTCCTCCTGGAAGATCCGCATACGGTTGTCGCCCTCGAAGATCGTCGGCTGGACGTAGTAGCCGCCCTTCAACTCGCCGTCGTACTCGATGCGTTCGCCGCCGGTGAGGACTTTCGCACCCTCCTGCCGGCCGACGTCCAGGTAGGAGAGGATCTTCTCCAGCTGGTCGTTGGAGGCCTGGGCGCCGATCATCGTGCCGGTGTCGAGGGGATGGCCCGGCTTGATGAGCTCGGTGCGGGCGACGGCGGCCTCGAGGAACTCGGCGTAGTTGCCGCGCTGGATCAGTGCCCGGGAGGGGCAGGTGCAGACCTCGCCCTGGTTGAGGGCGAACATCGTGAACCCTTCGAGCGCCTTGTCACGGAAGTCGTCGTCCCGGGCCCAGACGTCGTCGAAGAAGATGTTCGGTGACTTGCCACCGAGTTCGAGGGTCACCGGCTTGATGTTCTCCGAGGCGTACTGCATGATCAGCCGCCCCGTGGTGGTCTCGCCGGTGAACGCCACCTTGGCCACCCGCGGACTGGACGCGAGCGGCTTGCCCGCCTCCACACCGAAGCCGTTGACGATGTTCACCACGCCCGGCGGCAGCAGGTCCGCGATCAGGCTCATCCAGTAGTGAAGGGAGGCCGGGGTCTGCTCGGCGGGCTTGATGACGACCGCGTTGCCCGCCGCGAGAGCCGGGGCCAGCTTCCACACCGCCATCAGGATCGGGAAGTTCCACGGGATGATCTGCGCGACGACACCGAGCGGCTCATGGAAGTGGTAGGCCACCGTGTCGTCGTCGATCTCGCCCAGCGAACCCTCCTGCGCGCGGATCGCCCCCGCGAAGTACCGGAAGTGGTCGATCGCGAGGGGGATGTCGGCCGCCAGCGTCTCCCGCACCGGCTTGCCGTTCTCCCAGCTCTCGGCGACCGCCAGCTTTTCGAGGTTCGCCTCCATGCGGTCGGCGATCTTCAGCAGGATGTCGGACCGCTCGGTCACCGAGGTACGGCCCCATCCCGGAGCGGCGGCGTGCGCGGCGTCCAGCGCCCGCTCCACGTCCTCCGCGGTGCCCCGCGCGACCTCGGTGAACGGCTGCCCGTTCACCGGGGACGGGTTCTCGAAGTACTGCCCGCGCACCGGCGGCACGTACTCGCCACCGATGAAGTGGTCGTAGCGCGCCTGGTAGGAGACGATCGCGCCCTCGGTGCCGGGTGCCGCGTAACGGGTCATGCTGGCCAGCCTCCTTCAGCAGCGCTGCCCGCCGTTGGGCAGCTCTGGCGTGAGGCTAGGAGCGGGGACGTTGCAACCACGTTGCCGTCGGCGCGGCCAGCTCGGACTCCAGCGCGGCCAGCCGGGCCCGGACGCTCGCCGTGGGCCGCACGGCGGCGAGGGCCCGCCACACGTCGACGTCGTCCTCGCCCCACGGCGCGTGTGCCCATTCCGACAGCAGGTCCGGGTCGCGTCCGGTGACCAGCGCCGTCCGCAGCCCGTCGGCGATCCGGCGCCTGAGCCTGACCACCGCCGGTGCCTGTGAGGCCGGCAGCAGTGGACCGGTGTATCCGCGCGCCGCCGCGCTGACCGCCCCGCTCTCCAGCCGCCTCTCCACGACGGCCACGTCCGACTCGACCCGCACGGTCAGCCGGTACGGCCGCGACGACAGCAGCCCCGGCCCCAGCACCCTGCGCAGCCGGGCCAGTTCGGCCCGCAGCGTCACCGGTGTCACCGACTCGTCCTCGTAGAGCGCGCACAGCAGCTCGTCCCCGGTCAGACCCTCCGGGTGCCGGGACAGCAGCACCAGGATCTCGCTGTGCCGGCGGCTGAGCCTGACCCTCCGGCCGGCGCCGACCAGCAGTGCCTCGTCCCGGCCCAGTGCACTCAGTTCAGACGTGTCGGTGGCGGGCTGCTGCGGGAGGAGCAGCGCCAGCTGCGACTCGGCGGCCCGCGCGACCGCCTGGACGAAGCCCAGGCTGTGCGGATGCGCGAGCCCGTCCCCGCCGGTGATGTCCACGGCCCCCAGGACCCGCCCGGTCCGTGGATCGTGCACCGGCGCCGCCGCGCAGGTCCACGGCTGCACCCGGCGGATGAAGTGCTCCGCCGCGAACACCTGCACCGGCCGGTCCACTGCGACCGCGGTACCCGGCGCGTTCGTCCCGACAGCGGTCTCCGCCCACCGCGCGCCCGGCACGAAGTTCATCCACTCCGCCTGTCGCCGGGTCCTCGTATGACCCTCGACCCAGAGCAGCCTTCCGTGCTCGTCGCACACCGCGAGCAGATGCTCCCCGTCGGAGGCGAAGGTCCCCATCAGCTCACGGAACAGCGGCATGACCCGTGCCAGCGGGTGCTCGGCCCGATACGAGCCGAGGTCCCCGTCGCTCAGTTCGACGCTCGCGGTCCCGTCGGGCCCGACACCGGCCCGCGCGGAACGCTGCCACGAGTCGGCCACCACCGGGCGCACCGGCCGCTGCACCGTGCCCGCCTCGGTGAACGTCTCGTGTGCGCGCCGCAGCAGCCGGACATGTTCGGCAGGGTCGGCCCCCGGTTCCAGGGCCACCCATGGATCGGTCAACTCGGCCTCCCGGAGCGCGACGCGGCTGCGACCATCGTCACTCCGGGTGCGCGCGCAAACAACCTCCTCGACCGGCCTCACTCGAACGATGCGCGGCTCACACGGCTTCGACCATGCGCAAGTAGCGCTGCCAGTCCCAGTACGCCCCCGGGTCGCTGTGGTCGGTGCCCGGCACCTCGTAGTGCCCGATGATGTGCGCGCGGTCCCTGGGGATGCCGTATCTCCCGCAGATCCCCGCCGTGAGCTTCGCGGACTCCTGGTAGAGGGCCTCGGTGAAGTAGGCGGGCTTGTCCACCCATCCCTCGTGCTCGATGCCGATGCTGCTGGTGTTGTAGTCCCAGTTCCCGGCATGCCAGGCGATGTCCGCCTCCCGCACGCACTGCGCGATGTGCCCGTCGGCCGATCGCACGACATAGTGCGCGGACACCTTCTTCGCCGGGTTCTGGAAGATAGCCAGGGTGCCGGTGTAGTCGGTCTGCGTGACGTGGATGATCACCCGGTCCACCCGGTGGGACCAGGGGCGCTCCGCCGCCGTGAAGTTGGACGGGTTGGCCGGCTGCCACTCCGCGAGCGGGTGGTCGACGGGTTGCGGGGCCGCCCCGGCCTGGGCTTCGGGAAGCAGCGCGTACGGTACGGCGGCCAGGACGGCCCCCTTCAGCAACCGCCGTCTGCCGAGCAGCGGTCTGGCGCGTTCCATGAATCAAGTCCCTTTCTTCTCAGCGGTGTTCAGCCAAGCAGGGCCACCGCGGTCTCACGAAGCCGGTCATGTAC
Encoded proteins:
- a CDS encoding alpha/beta hydrolase → MTLTPPPFDPELAAALEMIKDTLLTQLTMDEIEATRNGPGIEMWADMDLTLGGAFEVEDRVVPGPENAPDISLLICRPVDPATDGPLPVIYHVHGGGMVLGNNRVGVDAPLRWANELGAVVVSVEYRLAPENPYPAPIDDVYAGLLWIADHAEEIGADAERIVITGASAGGGLTAALALLLRDRKGPRPVGQMLMCPMLDDRNDTPSVYQMEGLGAWDRTANDTGWTALLGERRGGPDVSPYAAPARAEDLSGLPPAFLDVGSAETFRDEVVAYATRLWQAGGAAELHVWPGGFHGFESFAPQAVLSQACQAAQVAWLRRLLAD
- the adh gene encoding aldehyde dehydrogenase, translating into MTRYAAPGTEGAIVSYQARYDHFIGGEYVPPVRGQYFENPSPVNGQPFTEVARGTAEDVERALDAAHAAAPGWGRTSVTERSDILLKIADRMEANLEKLAVAESWENGKPVRETLAADIPLAIDHFRYFAGAIRAQEGSLGEIDDDTVAYHFHEPLGVVAQIIPWNFPILMAVWKLAPALAAGNAVVIKPAEQTPASLHYWMSLIADLLPPGVVNIVNGFGVEAGKPLASSPRVAKVAFTGETTTGRLIMQYASENIKPVTLELGGKSPNIFFDDVWARDDDFRDKALEGFTMFALNQGEVCTCPSRALIQRGNYAEFLEAAVARTELIKPGHPLDTGTMIGAQASNDQLEKILSYLDVGRQEGAKVLTGGERIEYDGELKGGYYVQPTIFEGDNRMRIFQEEIFGPVVSVTSFDDFDDALKIANDTLYGLGAGVWTRDMNTAYRAGRAIQAGRVWTNCYHAYPAHAAFGGYKQSGIGRETHKMMLEHYQQTKNLLVSYSPKKLGFF
- a CDS encoding GAF domain-containing protein, whose translation is MTDPWVALEPGADPAEHVRLLRRAHETFTEAGTVQRPVRPVVADSWQRSARAGVGPDGTASVELSDGDLGSYRAEHPLARVMPLFRELMGTFASDGEHLLAVCDEHGRLLWVEGHTRTRRQAEWMNFVPGARWAETAVGTNAPGTAVAVDRPVQVFAAEHFIRRVQPWTCAAAPVHDPRTGRVLGAVDITGGDGLAHPHSLGFVQAVARAAESQLALLLPQQPATDTSELSALGRDEALLVGAGRRVRLSRRHSEILVLLSRHPEGLTGDELLCALYEDESVTPVTLRAELARLRRVLGPGLLSSRPYRLTVRVESDVAVVERRLESGAVSAAARGYTGPLLPASQAPAVVRLRRRIADGLRTALVTGRDPDLLSEWAHAPWGEDDVDVWRALAAVRPTASVRARLAALESELAAPTATWLQRPRS
- a CDS encoding N-acetylmuramoyl-L-alanine amidase — encoded protein: MERARPLLGRRRLLKGAVLAAVPYALLPEAQAGAAPQPVDHPLAEWQPANPSNFTAAERPWSHRVDRVIIHVTQTDYTGTLAIFQNPAKKVSAHYVVRSADGHIAQCVREADIAWHAGNWDYNTSSIGIEHEGWVDKPAYFTEALYQESAKLTAGICGRYGIPRDRAHIIGHYEVPGTDHSDPGAYWDWQRYLRMVEAV